The nucleotide window GCCGTACCGCGCGGGGCGGTCGCCGCGTGCGAGGCCCACCGCTGTCAGGAGCAGCAGCAGACCCGCCGCGCCGCCCCACCGGCTGAGCCTCATCGTTCGCCCCGGAGCCGCTCGCCGAAGGCCAGCAGCGCGGCGTACTGCTCGGACAGGGCGGCCGGGCCACCGTCCGGGTCCTTGAAGTAGAAGCCCAGTTCGGGGCGCGGGCCGCTCAGTCCCTTCTCGTGGGCGCGGGCCATCAGCCGGGCCAGGTCGAGCACGAGGGGGGCGGCGAGCGCGGAGTCGCAGCCCTGCCAGATCGTCTGGAGGATCATGCGCGAGCCGAGGAAGCCGTCGAAGGCGATGTGGTCCCACGCCGTCTTCCAGTCGCCCATCGCCGGCACGTCGTCGATGTGCACCTCGCCCTCGGGTGCGGTGCCGAGTGTGTCGGCCAGTACGCGTTCCTTGCCCGCGTTCTTGGCCGCTGCCGCCGCCGGGTCGGCCAGCGCCGCTCCGTCCCCTCCGCCCAGGAGGTTCGTGCCCGACCAGGCCCGTACTGGCAGGGCTCTCTGCACGAACATCGGGGCGAGCACGGAACGCAGCAGAGTCTGGCCCGTCTTGCCGTCGCGTCCCGCGTGGGGAAGTGCGCAGGAGTCGAAGGCGTCCTGGAGGGCCGGGCCGCGCAGGCCCGTGGAGGGGGTGAAGTTGACGTACGGGCAGCCGGCCCGGAGGGCCGCCGCCGCGTAGAGGGAGCTGGCGGGAAGGCGTGCGTCACCCTCCTGGGGCAGGGGTTCCGTGGAGGCGACGTTGATGACGACCGTGCGCGCCAGTTCGTGGCGTCGGGCGAAGTCCGCGAGGTCCGCGACGAACGCGGTGATGAGCTGTTCGTCGGTGCGTGTGTCACCGGGGAGGGGTCCCCCGATGCGTATCTCCGCGTCGGCCGCGGTGAGTTCGGCGCGTACCGCCGACGGCAGGCCGTGCGGCAGGACCTCCCCGGCGGCGAGTGCCTCGGCCCGTTTCGGGAGGGGGCAGTCGATGGTGTCGTGGCCGCCGAAGACCAGGGAGCTCAGCGGTGGCAGTCCGCTGCCGGCGAAGGGCGGTGTCTCGGTGACCATGCCGGTCGCCGGGTGGAGCCCGGCCGCGATGGCGGCGCATCCCGCGGTGGCGGTGGTGGCGACGGAGCCGCGTGCTCCGATGAACCAGACTCCGGTACGGACGGCTTGTGCGGTCACGGGCTGCTGCCTCCCTGGCTGGGGCTCCTGGCGGGATGGAGCACGGTGGAGCGAGATGAGTACGAGGCGGTGGTGCGCGGTGCAGGGTGGTGGTGGGCGGTGCCGCGGTGGTGGTGGTGGTGGTGGTCGGCGGTGCCGCGGTGGTCGGTGGTGCCGGAGGACGGCGGGCGGGGACCTCGGACTCCCCCGCCCGCCGTCGGCCGGTGCCGCCCTACGCCGAGGGCAGCTGCTTCAGCCGGATGTCACGGAAGGACACCTGGTCGTCGGCTCCGTGGTTCTGGAGGCCGATGTAGCCGTTCTTCAGGCTGCGGACCGGATCGGTGTTGGTGTAGTCGTTGATCTTCACGCCGTTGAGGAAGACCCGGAGGCGTTCGCCCTCGACCCGGATCTCGTAGCTGTTCCACTCCCCCGGCGGCTTGAGGACCCGTTCGCGGGCGGCGAGGTCGGCGGACTTGAAACCGTAGACGGCGCCCGTGGTGCGGTCGGCCGCGTCGGTGGCGTCGATCTGGACCTCGTAGCCGTTGTTCACGGCCGACCAGGGGTCGTCGGAGGCCGGGAAGCCGACGAAGATCCCGGAGTTGTCGTCGCCGGCCATCTTCCAGTCGAGCTTCAGGGAGTAGGACTTCAGCTCCTTGGCCTGGTACCAGAGCATCCCCATGCCGCCCTCGGTGCGCAGCTCACCGTCGGCGACGGCGAACTGTCCGGGCCCGGCCTGCTTCCAGCCGTCGAGCGTCTTCCCGTTGAAGATCGTCCGGTAGCCGGTGTCGGGCTTGCAGTCGGCCGTGGCCTGACCGGTGGTGTAGCGCATTGCGCCGAGGAGGTGCTTGCGGAAGTCCGGCTCGGCGTACGACTCCTTGGTGTGGCCGAGACCGGTGTAGAAGGAACGGCCGCCCTGGTAGGTCTGGCACCAGGAGATCGGGTGGTCACCCTTCATCGTGCCGCCGGTGTAGCTGGTCTCGTCCAGCGTGGCGAGCACCTGGGCCTTGTCCCGGGGGTTGGTGCGGTAGTTGTACCACTCGTCGGTGCGGTCCCAGGCCTCGCCGAGGTGGGCCGTCGCCGGGTGGTCGTGGTTCTCGACGCGTACGGTGGCGGGCTGGATCTGCGGGTGCGAGGCGAAGTACGCGCCGACGAGTCCGCCGTAGAACTCCCAGTCGTACTCGGTGTCGGCGGCGGCGTGGACGCCCATGTAGCCGCCCCCGCCGGCCACGTAGTCCTCGAACGCCTTCTGCTGGTCGCTGTTGAGGACGTCGCCGGTCGTGGAGAGGAAGACGACGGAGTCGTAGCGCGCGAGGTTGGCCGCGGTGAACTGTCCGGGCGCCTCGGTCGCGTCGACGGTGATGCCGCTCTCGCCGCCGATCTCCTTCAGCGCGGTGATTCCCGCCGGGATGGAGTCGTGGCGGAAGCCGCCGGTCCTGGAGAAGACCAGGACCCGCTTGGCGTCCGCCTGGGGCGGGGCCGACGACAGCTGGAAGTCGTCGACGTCGTACAGCGCTCCGCTGCCGCCCCTGAAGACCAGGAAGAGTTCCGTGGTCCGCTGCGGGACGTTGCGCAGGGCCACGTCGATGTCCTGGAAGGTGTCCCAGCTGCCCGTCACCGGGATCGTGGCGGAGCCCAGCAGGGTGCCGGTGGGTGAACCGGTCCGCACTTCGAGGGAACCGCCCGCTCCGGCGGAGGAGATCCGGGCGGTGAGCTCGGTGGAGCCGGTGAGCAGATACGGCTTGAAGGAGATCCAGTCACCGTGGTGGATGTCTCCGACGGTCTTGCCGCCGTGTGCGCTCGCCTTGTCCTGCGGTGCGACACCGGACTGGGCGCTGTAGTGCTCCGCCTGGCGGTGGCGCGGCTGGAGCTGCGCCTGGTCGCTGCCGGTCAGCGCGGCCTGGCCGCCGCCTCCGCCGTCGGTGTACGACGCGTCGACCACTCCGAAGATGTTGGCGTTCGGGTCGTGCCCGCCGTCCGCCTCGGTCTTGATGACGCCGCTGCAGCCGTTGACCGTGGTGACGGGGTGACCGTGGCTGTCGTGTCCGAGGATGAAGCGGACCGCGACCTTGGAGCAGTCGACGGTGCCGTCCTCGGGATCGGTGACGGTGACCTTGAAGGGGATCTCGTCACCGAACGTGAACAGCTGCCCCTCGGCGGGGAGTTCGAGCTTGACGGTTGGCGCGGTGTTGCCGACGGTCACATGGACGCTCGCCGAACCGGTGCGGCCGCCGGGGTCCTTGGCGGTGACGGTCGCGGTGTAGGTGCCGTTCTTCCTGTACCGGTAGGTGGGGTTGGCGCTGGTCGACATTCCGCCGTCGCCGAAGTCCCAGGCATAGGTGAGGGTGTCCCCGTCCGCGTCGGTCGTCCCGGCCGAGGAGAAGGCGACCTTGAGCGGCGCGGTGCCGGAGGTCCTGTTCGCGCTCGCTTCGGCGACGGGTGAGCGTCCGCCGGTGGCGTT belongs to Streptomyces finlayi and includes:
- a CDS encoding ThuA domain-containing protein, coding for MHRTRTPYRGRQHTGFVKSLALLTGGLLTATTLALGAAPGASAGPRTDDSAGTAAAAEDFQQVTLAKGGAETGEPMSLAVLPDRSVLHTSRSGELRITDSAGNTRIAGTIPVYSHDEEGLQGIGIDPDFSENRAIYLYYAPPLDTPAGDAPANGTAAEFAEFDGVNRLSRFVLNADGTLDNASEKKIIDVPATRGICCHVGGDIDFDAQGNLYLSTGDDSNPFSSDGFTPIDESPGRNPAYDARRTSGNTNDLRGKILRIKVAADGSYTVPEGNLFAPGTDRTRPEIYAMGFRNPFRFSVDKATGILYVGDYGPDAGAADPARGPAGQVEFARVTKPGNFGWPFCTGDNDAYIDYDFATKTSGAAFDCAAPKNTSRHNTGLVDLPPAEAAWIPYDGDSLPEFGSGSESPMGGPVYHYDPDLDSPVKFPEAYDGDFFAGEFGRRWIKRIEHDSDGTVQSVSPVPWTGTQVMDMAFGPDGALYVLDYGTAWFGGDENAGLYRIENATGGRSPVAEASANRTSGTAPLKVAFSSAGTTDADGDTLTYAWDFGDGGMSTSANPTYRYRKNGTYTATVTAKDPGGRTGSASVHVTVGNTAPTVKLELPAEGQLFTFGDEIPFKVTVTDPEDGTVDCSKVAVRFILGHDSHGHPVTTVNGCSGVIKTEADGGHDPNANIFGVVDASYTDGGGGGQAALTGSDQAQLQPRHRQAEHYSAQSGVAPQDKASAHGGKTVGDIHHGDWISFKPYLLTGSTELTARISSAGAGGSLEVRTGSPTGTLLGSATIPVTGSWDTFQDIDVALRNVPQRTTELFLVFRGGSGALYDVDDFQLSSAPPQADAKRVLVFSRTGGFRHDSIPAGITALKEIGGESGITVDATEAPGQFTAANLARYDSVVFLSTTGDVLNSDQQKAFEDYVAGGGGYMGVHAAADTEYDWEFYGGLVGAYFASHPQIQPATVRVENHDHPATAHLGEAWDRTDEWYNYRTNPRDKAQVLATLDETSYTGGTMKGDHPISWCQTYQGGRSFYTGLGHTKESYAEPDFRKHLLGAMRYTTGQATADCKPDTGYRTIFNGKTLDGWKQAGPGQFAVADGELRTEGGMGMLWYQAKELKSYSLKLDWKMAGDDNSGIFVGFPASDDPWSAVNNGYEVQIDATDAADRTTGAVYGFKSADLAARERVLKPPGEWNSYEIRVEGERLRVFLNGVKINDYTNTDPVRSLKNGYIGLQNHGADDQVSFRDIRLKQLPSA
- a CDS encoding inositol-3-phosphate synthase — its product is MTAQAVRTGVWFIGARGSVATTATAGCAAIAAGLHPATGMVTETPPFAGSGLPPLSSLVFGGHDTIDCPLPKRAEALAAGEVLPHGLPSAVRAELTAADAEIRIGGPLPGDTRTDEQLITAFVADLADFARRHELARTVVINVASTEPLPQEGDARLPASSLYAAAALRAGCPYVNFTPSTGLRGPALQDAFDSCALPHAGRDGKTGQTLLRSVLAPMFVQRALPVRAWSGTNLLGGGDGAALADPAAAAAKNAGKERVLADTLGTAPEGEVHIDDVPAMGDWKTAWDHIAFDGFLGSRMILQTIWQGCDSALAAPLVLDLARLMARAHEKGLSGPRPELGFYFKDPDGGPAALSEQYAALLAFGERLRGER